The segment TGCCTTTCCTGGAGCCAATAGGTGGTGCCCGCGTCGGGTTTGACCCGGAAAAAGGCTACATTCTCAATCCCAGCAGTACGCAGCTCCAGACATCACTGCTGGATATGGTGGTTGCCGGCACCGGCTCTGCCGTGCTGATGGTTGAGTCGGAAGCCAAGCAGCTCACCGAAGACCAGATGCTGGGTGGAGTGCTGTTTGGCCACCAGGAAATGCAGGTCGTTATCAATGCGATCAATGAGCTGAAGGCAGAGGCTGGTAAACCGGCCTGGGACTGGCAGCTGGCGGAAACCAACCAGGTACTCAAAGATGCCGTGGCGGAGGCCTATTCCGGGCGTCTGACCGAGGCCTATCAGATCTCCGACAAGATGCAGCGTTACGATGCGGTCGGTCAGTTGAAGGCGGCAGCGATCGAGCAGTTTGCCACTGCTGATACCGATGTCTCAGGCAGCGAAGTGTCTGACGTGTTCAGCGCTCTGGAGAAGAAAATCGTTCGCAATCGGATTATTTCCGGTCAGCCGCGGATCGATGGCCGTGATACCCGGACTGTGCGAGCCATCGAGGTGGAGATCGGTGTTCTGCCCAAGGCTCACGGGTCGGCCTTGTTTACTCGTGGAGAAACACAGGCACTGGTTGTCACAACCCTGGGCGCTATTCGCGATGCCCAGATGATCGAAGGGCTGGAAGGCACCAAGAAAGACAGCTTCATGCTGCATTACAACTTCCCTCCCTACTCGGTGGGTGAGACCGGTTTCATGAGTGGCCCCAAGCGTCGCGAAATCGGCCATGGTCGGTTGGCGAAGCGCGGTGTCATGGCGGTTATGCCGAAGGAAGACGATTTTCCCTACGCCATTCGCGTGGTTTCGGAAATCACGGAATCCAACGGTTCCAGCTCCATGGCGTCGGTCTGTGGTTCCAGTCTGTCCATGATGGATGCTGGCGTTCCGCTCAGTGCACCGGTTGCCGGTGTGGCAATGGGTCTCATCAAGGAAGGGGACGAATTCGCCGTATTGACCGACATTCTTGGCGACGAGGATCACCTCGGCGACATGGATTTCAAGGTCGCGGGAACCAGCCAGGGTGTTACCGCACTGCAAATGGATATCAAGATTCAGGGCATTACCGAACAGATCATGGAAATCGCCCTGCAACAGGCCAACGAGGCTCGTCTGCACATCCTGGGTGAGATGAATAAGGTCATTTCAGTATCCCGCGATACGGTCTCCGAGAATGCACCTTCCATGGCGACCATGAAGATTGATTCGGACAAGATCCGCGATGTAATCGGTAAAGGTGGCGCTGTGATCCGAGGGATTACCGAGGATACCGGCGCTTCCATCGACATCGATGATGACGGCAATATCCGTATCTACGGTGAGGATTCCGTCTCCCGCGATGCGGCGCTGGATGCTATTCGAGCGATCACCGCGGAAGCCGAAGTGGGCCGGATCTATCAGGGCAAAGTCGCCCGTATCGTGGATTTTGGTGCCTTCGTCACCATTCTGCCTGGCAAGGACGGGCTGGTACACATATCCCAGATTTCCCAGGACCGGGTCGAGAATATCAACGAATATCTCACCGAGGGCCAGGAAGTGCTGGTGAAAGTGCTGGACCTGGATGCGCGTGGACGCATCAAGCTCAGCATCAAGGAGATTAGTGAGGAAGAAAAGCAGGAATTTGCTGCCGAAGCCGCTGAGTAATCTCTCGCTTTGCAGGTAATCGTAAACCCGGTCTCCGCAAGGAGGCCGGGTTTTTTCTATTCGGGATTTTACTTTGTCCCTGCCTTGGGGGAATAATCCAGAAATACCTGCGGTCTATCGGGTTTTCGAGACCTTCCCGAGCAACATCCAATAACATCCGGAAGCGGCTCACAAATCCTGTCACAGATAGCACTGGCAGGAGGCTGCCCCAGGGTCGCCAACCGGTGCTGGCGAAATCTTCACCATTCTCTAACTGCGAGAGTAAAAAATGGAAATGAGTAAACACCTACTGATTGGTTGTGCTGCCGCATTGCTGAGCGCCTGCGGTCCAGCGCAACAGGAAGGCGAATCCGATGTCGAGACCACCGCGGTCCAACAGGCGGACACTGAGTCAGGCGCCGCGGAAAGCAGTGCGGCGGGCGCGGTGCTGGGTGATTGGGGTATCGAACTGGCCAGCAGGGATCTGCAGACCAGCCCTGGCGATGACTTTTTCCGCCATGCCAGCGGCGCCTGGGCAGACAATTTTGAAATACCTGCGGATAAAAGCCGTTACGGTGCTTTCGATACGCTGCGCGATCGTTCTGATGAGCGTATCCGAACCATTGTCGAGGATCTGGTCAACAGCGAGCCGATGGCCGGTTCCCTGGAGCAGAAAGTCGCGGACTACTACCTCAGCTTCATGGATACCGAGCGGTTGAACGCATTGGGTGTTCAGCCGCTGCGACCCACACTCGCTGAAGTGGCAGCCATCCAGAGCCGGGAAGAGTTGATTGCTGTACTGGGGCGAGCCGGTCTGCTGGGTGGCTCCAGTCCTATCGGGTTCGGTGTGGGGCCAGATCGCGTTGATCCCGACATAAATCAGCTGCGCCTGGTGGTAACCGGCATCAGTCTACCGGATCGCGACTATTACCTGCTGGACACGGAACGATTCCAGGAAATCCGTCAGGAATTTATCAGCCATGTAGATCGATTACTGACGCTGGCCGGCCAGATGGACGGTGCCGCGCAGGCAGATACCGTGCTGGCCCTGGAGACCCGGCTCGCCGAGCACATGTGGCCCCGGGCACAACGTCGTGATCGCGATCTTACCTATAACCCGATGAGTTATGAGGATTTCAAGGCTACCTACGACGCTTTCGACTGGGACCGGTTTTTTCTCGCCGCCGGTGTTGATGTGTCGAAGATTGACGAACTCAACGTCCAGTACCCCAGCGCCATGGCTCCGGTGATCGCCATGGTCAATGAACTGCCCGTGGCAGACTGGAAGAGCTATCTCACCTACCACCTGATCAGCAACAACGCCGGTATTCTGTCCGAGACGCTGGACAACGAGAATTTCCATTTCTATTCCACGGTGCTGCGTGGGGTCCCGGAACAACGGGACAGATGGGAGCGGGCAGTGTCGCGGGTCGGAGCACTGAACAGCCTTGGTGAAGCCCTTGGGCGTGTTTACGTCGATCGCTACTTTCCGGAATCCGCCAAGCAACAGATGGAACAATTGGTCGAAAACCTGCGCACGGCCCTGGGGCAGAGTATCAACGAGAATGACTGGATGGACGATGAAACGAGGCAGGAAGCACTGCTTAAACTCGAATCGTTCCGCCCCAAGATCGCCTACCCGGACGAGTGGAAAGATCTAAGTGCAATTCAGATCACCCGTGACGACCTGTTCGGGAATGCGCGCAATGTGCGGGAATTCTTTTACTGGGATAATGTCAATCGACTGGGTGAGCCTACTGATCGCGAGGAATGGGGAATGACCCCCCATACGGTTAATGCCTACTACAATTCCTCGTTCAACGAGATCGTCTTTCCGGCTGGCATACTGCAGCCGCCGTTTTTTGACCCGGCCGCGGACCTTGCTGTTAACTACGGCGGCATCGGTGCTGTTATCGGCCACGAAATGGGCCATGGCTTTGACGACCAGGGTTCCAAGTCCGATTACCAGGGTATTCAACGGGACTGGTGGACTGATGCGGCGCGCGAGGCCTTTG is part of the Gammaproteobacteria bacterium genome and harbors:
- the pnp gene encoding polyribonucleotide nucleotidyltransferase translates to MFNPVSKTFQYGDHTVTLETGKIARQATGAVVVTMGDTQVLATVVGRKTVNPGADFFPLTVNYQEKTYAVGKIPGGFFKREGRPTEKETLTSRLIDRPIRPLFPKGFMNEVQVVVTVMSASKEHDPDIAGMIGASAALAISGVPFLEPIGGARVGFDPEKGYILNPSSTQLQTSLLDMVVAGTGSAVLMVESEAKQLTEDQMLGGVLFGHQEMQVVINAINELKAEAGKPAWDWQLAETNQVLKDAVAEAYSGRLTEAYQISDKMQRYDAVGQLKAAAIEQFATADTDVSGSEVSDVFSALEKKIVRNRIISGQPRIDGRDTRTVRAIEVEIGVLPKAHGSALFTRGETQALVVTTLGAIRDAQMIEGLEGTKKDSFMLHYNFPPYSVGETGFMSGPKRREIGHGRLAKRGVMAVMPKEDDFPYAIRVVSEITESNGSSSMASVCGSSLSMMDAGVPLSAPVAGVAMGLIKEGDEFAVLTDILGDEDHLGDMDFKVAGTSQGVTALQMDIKIQGITEQIMEIALQQANEARLHILGEMNKVISVSRDTVSENAPSMATMKIDSDKIRDVIGKGGAVIRGITEDTGASIDIDDDGNIRIYGEDSVSRDAALDAIRAITAEAEVGRIYQGKVARIVDFGAFVTILPGKDGLVHISQISQDRVENINEYLTEGQEVLVKVLDLDARGRIKLSIKEISEEEKQEFAAEAAE
- a CDS encoding M13 family metallopeptidase, which translates into the protein MSKHLLIGCAAALLSACGPAQQEGESDVETTAVQQADTESGAAESSAAGAVLGDWGIELASRDLQTSPGDDFFRHASGAWADNFEIPADKSRYGAFDTLRDRSDERIRTIVEDLVNSEPMAGSLEQKVADYYLSFMDTERLNALGVQPLRPTLAEVAAIQSREELIAVLGRAGLLGGSSPIGFGVGPDRVDPDINQLRLVVTGISLPDRDYYLLDTERFQEIRQEFISHVDRLLTLAGQMDGAAQADTVLALETRLAEHMWPRAQRRDRDLTYNPMSYEDFKATYDAFDWDRFFLAAGVDVSKIDELNVQYPSAMAPVIAMVNELPVADWKSYLTYHLISNNAGILSETLDNENFHFYSTVLRGVPEQRDRWERAVSRVGALNSLGEALGRVYVDRYFPESAKQQMEQLVENLRTALGQSINENDWMDDETRQEALLKLESFRPKIAYPDEWKDLSAIQITRDDLFGNARNVREFFYWDNVNRLGEPTDREEWGMTPHTVNAYYNSSFNEIVFPAGILQPPFFDPAADLAVNYGGIGAVIGHEMGHGFDDQGSKSDYQGIQRDWWTDAAREAFDSRTAMLAEQYNQYEPVPGNFVDGSFTLGENIGDVGGLSMAYRAYRIALNGAEPPVIDGLTGDQRFFLSWAQVWQSKIREDALVSQLKSDPHSPAVYRVNGVVRNQDAWYRAFDVQPDHSLYLAPDERVRIW